In a single window of the Limnochorda sp. L945t genome:
- a CDS encoding CPBP family intramembrane glutamic endopeptidase, translating to MLAASGVVAGSPLLLVLAAGLAEPLVAATGLAPRQSQVAATLVLQGGFGVLGYVAWRRLGPEPAAAAWSEFARGLPFGAVVALVELLVNRLVVVAATLVGHGEPVAGALLLEARRQRALLLQLPAPWWGLGAAIVLVVAPVAEELFFRGYVHRYLVRVVSLPAWPAAALSAFSFALVHGFVAHLPGLWATGLVLALWYSRRGHIGAAIGAHVAANALGLLALLALGGQPAPS from the coding sequence GTGCTGGCTGCGTCGGGAGTGGTCGCCGGCTCGCCGCTTCTCCTCGTGCTCGCGGCGGGCCTGGCAGAGCCGCTGGTGGCCGCCACCGGCCTGGCCCCGCGGCAATCCCAGGTCGCGGCCACCCTCGTGCTGCAGGGCGGGTTCGGCGTGTTGGGATACGTCGCCTGGCGCAGGCTGGGCCCGGAGCCGGCGGCAGCTGCATGGAGCGAGTTCGCCAGGGGCCTTCCCTTCGGAGCGGTGGTGGCCCTGGTGGAGCTCCTGGTCAACCGCCTGGTCGTGGTGGCGGCCACGCTGGTGGGCCACGGGGAGCCGGTGGCCGGAGCACTGCTGCTCGAAGCGCGCCGCCAGCGGGCGCTGCTCTTGCAGCTGCCGGCGCCGTGGTGGGGGCTGGGTGCCGCCATCGTGCTCGTGGTGGCGCCGGTTGCGGAGGAGCTGTTCTTTCGGGGGTACGTGCACCGGTACCTCGTGCGGGTGGTCTCGCTGCCGGCCTGGCCGGCCGCGGCCCTCTCCGCCTTCTCCTTCGCCCTCGTACACGGCTTCGTGGCGCACCTGCCGGGGCTGTGGGCGACGGGGTTGGTGCTGGCGCTCTGGTACAGCCGCAGAGGCCACATCGGGGCGGCCATCGGCGCGCACGTGGCGGCCAACGCGCTGGGGCTGCTCGCATTGCTGGCGCTGGGAGGGCAGCCGGCGCCTTCCTGA
- the guaB gene encoding IMP dehydrogenase — protein MPETSKFLGEALTFDDVLLVPGESDVLPREVDVGTRFSRRIRLQVPLVSAAMDTVTEARMAIAMAREGGIGVIHKNLSIEAQAGEVDKVKRSESGIIVDPVFLSPHHTLRDALAVMARYRISGVPITEEDGRLVGIITNRDLKFEDNLDQPIGQVMTRENLVTAPVGTSLEEARRILHRHRIEKLPLVDESFHLKGLITIKDIEKARKYPNAAKDAKGRLRVAAAVGVGPDTMDRAAALVDAGVDALVIDSSHGHSRRVIETCRRLKERFGDRVDVVAGNVATAEGVRALVDAGADAVKVGIGPGTICTTRVVTGVGVPQLTAIWHCYQEAARHDVPLIADGGIRYSGDITKALAAGADSAMVGSLLAGTEESPGEVEIYQGRSFKVYRGMGSLGAMRAGSADRYGYEPDAKPVPEGIEGRVPFRGPVADMVYQLVGGLKAGMGYCGVRTVPELKERARFVRVTASGVRESHPHDVQITREAPNYWTP, from the coding sequence ATGCCGGAGACGAGCAAGTTTCTCGGGGAGGCATTGACGTTCGACGATGTGTTGCTGGTGCCGGGGGAGTCGGACGTCCTGCCCCGAGAGGTGGACGTGGGCACCCGGTTTTCTCGCCGCATCCGGCTGCAGGTGCCGCTGGTCAGCGCCGCCATGGATACCGTGACGGAGGCTCGCATGGCCATTGCCATGGCCCGCGAGGGCGGCATCGGCGTCATCCACAAGAACCTCAGCATCGAGGCCCAGGCGGGCGAGGTCGACAAGGTGAAGCGCTCCGAGAGCGGGATCATCGTCGACCCGGTCTTCCTGAGCCCGCACCACACGCTCAGGGACGCGCTGGCCGTCATGGCCCGCTACCGCATCTCGGGAGTGCCCATCACGGAGGAAGACGGCCGGCTGGTCGGCATCATCACCAACCGGGACCTGAAGTTCGAGGACAACCTCGATCAGCCCATCGGCCAGGTGATGACCCGGGAAAACCTGGTCACGGCCCCGGTGGGCACGAGCCTGGAGGAGGCCCGGCGGATCCTCCACCGCCACCGCATCGAGAAGCTGCCCCTGGTGGACGAGTCGTTCCACCTGAAGGGACTCATTACCATCAAGGACATCGAGAAGGCGCGCAAGTACCCCAACGCGGCCAAAGACGCCAAGGGACGCCTGCGGGTCGCGGCGGCGGTCGGGGTGGGGCCCGACACGATGGACCGGGCGGCCGCCCTGGTGGACGCGGGGGTCGACGCGCTGGTGATCGACTCGTCCCACGGCCACTCCCGGCGGGTCATCGAGACGTGCCGCCGCCTGAAGGAGCGGTTCGGCGACCGGGTCGACGTGGTGGCCGGCAACGTGGCGACGGCGGAGGGGGTGCGGGCCCTGGTGGACGCGGGAGCGGACGCCGTCAAGGTCGGGATCGGCCCGGGCACCATCTGCACGACCCGGGTGGTCACGGGCGTGGGGGTGCCCCAGCTCACGGCCATCTGGCACTGCTACCAGGAGGCCGCCCGCCACGACGTGCCGCTCATCGCCGACGGCGGCATCCGATACTCCGGCGACATCACCAAGGCGCTGGCGGCCGGGGCCGACTCCGCCATGGTCGGCAGCCTCCTGGCGGGCACCGAGGAGAGCCCGGGCGAGGTGGAGATCTACCAGGGCCGCAGCTTCAAGGTCTACCGCGGCATGGGATCGCTCGGGGCCATGCGGGCCGGCTCGGCCGACCGTTACGGCTACGAGCCGGATGCAAAACCCGTGCCGGAGGGCATCGAAGGGCGGGTGCCTTTCCGGGGGCCCGTGGCCGACATGGTCTACCAGCTCGTGGGCGGGCTCAAGGCCGGCATGGGCTACTGCGGGGTGCGCACCGTACCCGAGCTCAAGGAGCGGGCCCGCTTCGTGCGGGTGACGGCCTCGGGCGTGAGGGAGAGCCACCCGCACGACGTGCAGATCACCCGGGAGGCTCCCAACTACTGGACGCCCTGA
- the acs gene encoding acetate--CoA ligase alpha subunit: MTDADAARTSAPSHTLEAGATNYAGATAPGAVDLTRLYRPRAVAVVGASANPAKLGHQILRNIIDSGYTGQLYAVNPKETEILGRPCYPTIEAAPPVDLALIVVPAQAAVAVAEECGRHGVAHLVVITAGFKETGPEGARREAQLVEICRRYGMGLVGPNCLGVIDTHTPLNATFASARPLPGSIAFISQSGALGSAILDWSQQQAIGFSKFISLGNKAGLTEVDLILDAAADPETRVVAAYLEDVKDGARFLQAVGEASRRCPVLILKSGTSEAGGRAASSHTGALAGNDRAYEAAFAQTGVLRVQTLTELFALATAFANQPLPKGNRVAIVTNAGGPGIIATDAVERAGLAIARFTPETIKGLREKLPAECAVFDPVDVVGDAPPERYRIALDLVLQDPGVDAVVVLLTPQVPTRPPEVARHIVESRKLAPDKPVLVSMIGGQLVQEATEYLAAHQVPSFTFPEEAVTALAGMYRYARRRQRDGRVQATDVDRLRPDEVRSVFRAVRSEHRRVLLGPEAARVVAAYGVQVAPSELARTPDEAASIAERLGFPVALKIASPEIVHKSDVGGVRLKIGSADEVREAFVAIQQNVAALMPDHHFYGIEVSRMMPSGQELIVGMVRDHQFGPLLAFGMGGIYVNLLKDVSFRLAGALSRADVEEMIQETKVYQLLRGYRGSRPADVPALQEALARVARLCLDFPEIAELDINPLFAYEAGKGVVAVDVKITLG; encoded by the coding sequence ATGACGGATGCAGACGCTGCTCGTACATCTGCCCCATCCCACACGTTGGAGGCCGGCGCGACCAACTATGCCGGTGCGACCGCCCCAGGCGCGGTGGATCTCACGCGTCTTTACCGGCCTCGTGCGGTGGCGGTCGTCGGCGCCTCCGCCAACCCGGCCAAGCTGGGCCACCAGATTCTGCGCAATATTATCGACTCCGGGTACACCGGTCAACTCTACGCCGTCAACCCGAAGGAGACCGAGATCCTGGGGCGGCCCTGCTACCCCACCATTGAAGCAGCCCCGCCCGTCGACCTGGCGCTCATCGTGGTGCCCGCTCAGGCCGCCGTGGCGGTGGCCGAGGAGTGCGGGCGCCACGGCGTGGCCCATCTGGTGGTCATCACCGCGGGCTTCAAGGAGACGGGGCCCGAGGGGGCGCGCCGCGAAGCCCAGCTGGTCGAGATCTGCCGCCGCTACGGCATGGGCCTGGTCGGGCCCAACTGCCTGGGGGTCATTGACACCCACACGCCGCTCAACGCGACGTTCGCCTCCGCCCGGCCGCTGCCGGGCAGCATCGCCTTCATCAGCCAGAGCGGCGCCCTGGGTTCGGCCATTCTGGACTGGAGCCAGCAGCAAGCCATCGGCTTTTCGAAGTTCATCAGCCTGGGCAACAAGGCCGGGCTCACCGAGGTCGACCTGATCCTGGATGCGGCGGCCGACCCCGAGACCCGGGTCGTGGCCGCCTACCTGGAGGACGTCAAGGACGGCGCCCGCTTCCTTCAGGCCGTCGGGGAGGCATCCCGGCGCTGCCCCGTGTTGATCCTCAAGTCGGGCACGAGCGAGGCCGGCGGCCGGGCAGCATCGTCCCATACGGGCGCCCTGGCGGGCAACGACCGGGCGTATGAGGCGGCCTTCGCCCAGACGGGCGTGCTGCGGGTGCAGACCCTGACCGAGCTGTTCGCCCTCGCCACCGCGTTTGCCAACCAGCCGCTCCCCAAGGGCAATCGGGTCGCCATCGTCACCAACGCGGGCGGCCCCGGGATCATCGCCACGGACGCGGTGGAGCGGGCGGGGCTCGCCATCGCCCGCTTCACGCCGGAGACGATCAAGGGTCTGCGAGAGAAGCTACCGGCGGAGTGCGCCGTCTTCGACCCGGTCGACGTCGTGGGAGATGCTCCCCCGGAGCGCTATCGCATCGCGCTCGACCTGGTCCTGCAGGATCCCGGCGTGGACGCGGTGGTCGTGCTGCTCACGCCGCAGGTGCCGACCCGCCCGCCCGAGGTCGCCCGGCACATCGTGGAGAGCCGCAAGCTCGCTCCGGACAAGCCGGTGCTGGTCAGCATGATCGGAGGCCAGCTGGTGCAGGAGGCGACCGAGTACCTGGCGGCCCACCAGGTCCCCTCCTTCACCTTCCCGGAGGAGGCCGTGACGGCCCTGGCCGGCATGTACCGCTACGCTCGTCGCCGGCAGCGGGACGGGCGGGTACAGGCCACGGACGTGGATCGGCTCCGCCCCGACGAGGTCCGGTCGGTCTTCCGGGCCGTGCGCTCCGAGCACCGGCGGGTGCTGCTCGGGCCAGAGGCGGCCCGGGTCGTGGCCGCGTACGGGGTGCAGGTAGCCCCGTCGGAGCTGGCCCGCACGCCGGACGAGGCGGCCTCCATCGCCGAGCGCCTCGGCTTCCCGGTGGCCCTCAAGATTGCCTCCCCCGAGATCGTCCACAAGAGCGACGTGGGCGGCGTCCGGCTCAAGATCGGTTCGGCCGACGAGGTCCGCGAGGCATTCGTGGCCATCCAGCAAAACGTGGCCGCGCTCATGCCGGACCACCACTTCTACGGCATCGAGGTCTCGCGCATGATGCCCTCGGGCCAGGAGCTGATCGTGGGCATGGTGCGGGACCACCAGTTCGGCCCGCTGCTCGCCTTCGGCATGGGCGGCATCTACGTCAACTTGCTGAAGGACGTCTCCTTCCGGCTGGCAGGGGCGCTGTCCCGGGCCGACGTCGAAGAGATGATCCAGGAGACCAAGGTGTACCAGCTGCTGCGAGGCTACCGTGGCTCCCGGCCTGCCGACGTCCCCGCGCTCCAGGAGGCCCTGGCCCGGGTGGCGCGGCTTTGCCTGGACTTTCCGGAGATCGCCGAGCTCGACATCAACCCCCTGTTCGCCTACGAGGCAGGCAAGGGGGTCGTGGCCGTCGACGTGAAGATTACGCTCGGATGA
- a CDS encoding threonine aldolase family protein, with protein sequence MLLKGRHDFRSDTITEPTEAMRRAMYEAEVGDSARGDDPTVAALEEEAAALLGKEAAMLVPSGTMANLVSLLTWVRRGEEVIAEHRAHVVMSEAGSLGGVVGAMVRTIVTPDGILRPEQVEAAVRAPSVLSPRTALLCIENTHNYAGGTVWSVEQVRAAAEAAHRHDVPVHMDGARIFNAAVALGVPAAELAAPVDSLMFCLSKGLSAPVGSLVLGTRAFVEEARKRRQMVGGAMRQAGVLAAAGLVAIRTMVERLAEDHQRARRLAQQLVGVPGIEVGPEPPSNMVMVDVRGTGLSAAEFGERLASGHNVWTLAVAPTVLRFVTHRHVDDSDVDQAARAIRAVAGSRRIGA encoded by the coding sequence GTGTTGCTGAAGGGCCGTCACGATTTCCGCAGCGATACCATCACCGAACCGACCGAAGCCATGCGGCGGGCGATGTACGAGGCGGAGGTGGGCGACTCCGCCCGGGGAGACGACCCCACGGTCGCGGCGCTCGAAGAGGAGGCGGCCGCGCTGCTCGGCAAGGAGGCGGCCATGCTGGTGCCGAGCGGCACCATGGCCAACCTGGTGAGCCTGCTGACCTGGGTGCGGCGCGGCGAAGAAGTGATTGCCGAGCACCGGGCCCACGTCGTGATGTCGGAGGCGGGCAGCCTGGGCGGCGTCGTCGGCGCCATGGTGCGCACCATTGTCACGCCGGACGGGATCTTGCGGCCCGAGCAGGTGGAGGCCGCCGTGCGCGCGCCGAGCGTGCTCTCCCCACGAACGGCGCTGCTCTGCATCGAAAACACCCACAACTACGCCGGCGGTACCGTCTGGAGCGTCGAGCAGGTGAGGGCCGCGGCAGAGGCGGCGCACCGGCACGACGTGCCGGTGCACATGGACGGGGCGCGGATCTTCAACGCCGCCGTGGCGCTGGGGGTGCCGGCGGCGGAGCTGGCGGCGCCGGTGGATTCGCTGATGTTCTGCCTCTCGAAGGGGCTGTCGGCGCCGGTGGGGAGCCTGGTGCTCGGGACACGGGCGTTCGTCGAGGAGGCCCGCAAGCGCCGGCAGATGGTCGGCGGCGCGATGCGCCAGGCCGGCGTCCTGGCGGCCGCGGGCCTGGTCGCCATCCGCACCATGGTCGAGCGGCTGGCCGAAGATCATCAGAGGGCGCGCCGGCTCGCACAACAGCTGGTGGGCGTCCCCGGCATCGAGGTGGGCCCGGAGCCGCCCAGCAACATGGTCATGGTCGACGTGCGCGGCACCGGGCTTTCGGCGGCGGAGTTCGGGGAGCGGCTCGCCTCCGGCCACAACGTGTGGACGCTCGCGGTGGCCCCCACGGTGTTGCGCTTCGTGACCCACCGCCACGTCGACGATTCGGACGTCGACCAGGCGGCGCGGGCGATCCGGGCGGTCGCCGGGAGCCGTCGTATTGGCGCGTGA
- a CDS encoding SLBB domain-containing protein has translation MGGSRGRRLRPVALLTVLALVTLPAPVAAGSGPYRLGPGDLLAIGVWGHADLQVTAEVRPDGYVSFPLAGDVLAQGRTPEELGREIASRLGRFVRDPQVTVSVARFRTLKAVILGEVSRPGAYEVPPGARLPDLLGLGGGVLEQADLSNAVLTRRARDGTRTVPVDLGRVLEGGPGTEAPELEDGDVLYVPRARPAMVLGQVRNPGAHPVRPGMKVAELLALAGGFEDDADPRAARLTRRPGGESAEDVLPVDLAAALEDPTSKSNVAVRPGDLLWVPQARQVLVLGAVQAPGAYRLPPGSRLLDALAAAGGPVPERASSTALLTRAGEARSTPIPLDQLVGGGAGPLQPPTWSSAPVTSSSYRRRCGR, from the coding sequence ATGGGTGGTTCCCGCGGCAGGCGGCTCCGGCCGGTTGCCCTCCTCACGGTGCTGGCGCTGGTCACCCTCCCGGCGCCGGTGGCCGCCGGATCGGGCCCGTACCGGCTCGGGCCGGGAGATCTCCTCGCCATCGGCGTGTGGGGGCATGCCGATCTCCAGGTGACGGCCGAGGTGCGGCCGGACGGGTACGTCTCCTTTCCGCTTGCCGGCGACGTCCTCGCGCAGGGGCGCACGCCCGAGGAGCTGGGGCGGGAGATCGCCTCGAGACTCGGGCGGTTCGTGCGGGATCCCCAGGTCACGGTGAGCGTCGCCCGGTTTCGCACCTTGAAGGCGGTCATCCTCGGTGAGGTGAGCCGGCCTGGGGCCTACGAGGTGCCTCCCGGCGCCCGACTGCCGGACCTGCTCGGCCTGGGCGGCGGCGTGCTCGAGCAGGCGGACCTCTCCAACGCGGTGCTCACCAGGCGAGCCCGCGACGGCACGCGGACCGTCCCCGTGGACCTGGGCCGCGTGCTGGAAGGGGGTCCCGGCACCGAGGCGCCGGAGCTCGAGGACGGGGACGTCCTGTACGTCCCCCGGGCGCGGCCCGCCATGGTACTGGGCCAGGTGCGCAACCCGGGAGCCCACCCGGTCCGCCCGGGCATGAAGGTAGCCGAGCTGCTCGCGCTGGCCGGTGGGTTCGAGGACGACGCCGACCCCAGGGCGGCTCGGTTGACCCGCCGGCCCGGCGGCGAGAGCGCCGAGGATGTGCTGCCCGTCGACCTGGCGGCTGCCCTCGAGGACCCCACGAGCAAGTCCAACGTGGCCGTCCGGCCCGGGGATCTCCTATGGGTGCCACAGGCCCGCCAGGTGCTGGTACTCGGGGCGGTGCAGGCGCCGGGGGCCTACCGCCTTCCCCCGGGCAGCCGGCTCCTCGACGCGCTGGCGGCGGCAGGCGGCCCGGTCCCGGAGCGAGCAAGCAGTACGGCTCTCCTGACTCGCGCCGGCGAAGCTCGCAGCACGCCCATTCCGTTGGACCAGCTCGTCGGGGGGGGGGCGGGACCGCTCCAGCCGCCAACGTGGAGCTCCGCCCCGGTGACGTCGTCTTCGTACCGGAGACGGTGCGGCAGGTAG
- a CDS encoding DUF1015 domain-containing protein, whose protein sequence is MRRVAALRGVRFQPARVGSLEGVIAPPYDVVTRRHIQEYMERNPYNVIQLDVGLASTQDLRLGSWDEVGTRFRQWLDAGVLAVDPDPAVYVVRHRYRLMDGSDHVLTFALVGLRAGQGPERAALPHERTVAAVREDRIRQLRRCRAHFSPILALVSDPELAIQRALEAACQAPPGATAAAPDGGQIELWVHPAETGPGRAVMDALAAGVDGHPAIIADGHHRYEAACELAAQEAKGDGVAEEAGARWVLTGLASLEGGGLSILPVHRIVGPPGASTVERLRLALYDHFLTLSPAELPPSVRERQKEMVADPIQAARAVAEIRRHLGRPVAGVVWGPQAIEWMAVPAKAVWRGNASAPDYSGAAADVAMLHQGPLAAWRPAVDGDGAAPGGARDQQWIRYTPDPREAVRMVIEGAAAASILVAPIHLGDVRDAAAAGRRMPEKSTYFYPKLTSGLVIQDLDLPVQPWAPPGR, encoded by the coding sequence GTGAGAAGAGTGGCAGCCCTTCGGGGCGTTCGCTTTCAGCCGGCTCGCGTGGGAAGCCTGGAGGGTGTGATAGCCCCACCTTACGACGTGGTGACGCGCCGGCACATCCAGGAGTACATGGAGCGTAACCCCTACAACGTCATCCAGCTCGACGTGGGCCTCGCCTCGACCCAGGACCTTCGCCTCGGGAGCTGGGACGAGGTAGGGACGCGCTTTCGGCAGTGGCTCGACGCCGGAGTGCTGGCGGTCGACCCGGATCCGGCGGTCTACGTCGTGCGGCACCGCTACCGCCTGATGGACGGCAGCGACCACGTCCTCACGTTCGCTCTGGTGGGGTTGCGGGCCGGGCAGGGCCCCGAGCGGGCCGCGCTGCCGCACGAGCGCACGGTGGCTGCCGTGCGCGAGGACCGCATCCGGCAGCTGCGACGATGCCGCGCGCACTTCAGCCCCATCCTCGCCCTGGTGAGCGATCCGGAGCTTGCGATCCAGCGGGCGCTGGAGGCGGCCTGCCAGGCGCCGCCCGGGGCAACGGCGGCCGCGCCGGACGGCGGGCAGATCGAGCTGTGGGTGCACCCGGCCGAGACCGGCCCCGGGCGGGCCGTCATGGACGCGCTGGCCGCCGGCGTCGATGGCCACCCCGCCATCATCGCCGACGGCCATCACCGTTACGAGGCGGCGTGTGAGCTGGCCGCCCAGGAGGCGAAGGGCGACGGGGTCGCGGAGGAGGCAGGCGCCCGGTGGGTGCTGACCGGGCTGGCCTCGCTTGAGGGCGGGGGGCTCTCCATCCTGCCGGTCCACCGGATCGTGGGGCCTCCCGGAGCCTCCACGGTCGAACGGCTGCGCCTCGCGCTGTACGATCATTTTCTGACGTTGAGCCCTGCCGAACTGCCCCCTTCCGTCCGGGAACGCCAGAAAGAGATGGTGGCCGACCCCATCCAGGCTGCCAGGGCGGTCGCCGAGATCCGCCGTCATCTGGGCAGGCCGGTGGCCGGCGTGGTCTGGGGGCCGCAGGCCATCGAGTGGATGGCGGTGCCCGCCAAGGCGGTGTGGAGAGGCAACGCGAGCGCACCGGACTACTCGGGGGCAGCGGCCGACGTGGCGATGCTCCATCAGGGGCCGCTGGCCGCCTGGAGGCCCGCCGTAGACGGGGATGGGGCCGCGCCGGGCGGCGCCCGGGATCAGCAGTGGATCCGTTACACGCCCGACCCGAGGGAGGCGGTCCGGATGGTGATCGAAGGAGCGGCGGCTGCCTCGATCCTGGTGGCCCCTATCCACCTGGGCGATGTGCGGGACGCCGCGGCCGCCGGCCGGCGCATGCCCGAGAAGTCGACCTACTTTTACCCGAAGTTGACGAGCGGGCTGGTGATCCAGGACCTGGATCTCCCGGTGCAGCCCTGGGCCCCTCCGGGCCGGTAA
- a CDS encoding SLBB domain-containing protein: protein MELRPGDVVFVPETVRQVAVLGEVVRPGALAVRPGMTLQDLVALAGGLTQDADAGRATLSRTLADGTRQAIPVDLTGIVDPHSGVPVPPVALQPGDTLVVPGVVRQVAVMGEVARPGLVPYRPGLTLAEALAAAGGPTEQAELGRVSLTRRAREAQDGTAPAIELDLSSLGGQTSAGATLVAGPAAAGLLLQPGDLVLVPRAQREVFVLGAVERPGNYPVRPGARVLDALAMAGGPRSDGEAVATLLSRPDGAHRTIDVERLVRDPASPDNVPLQPGDLLYVPPLRQVLVLGEVGRPGAYVPPPGARILDLLAMAGGVRPDVAVTDIILTRGVRGASAAAVSPAPPDAAGSVPAAAGRPEATQPQADGPAPLVYHLDYERLVSGQLPESNMPVQDGDVLYVPATRRDVLVMGEVQRPGLYVLPSPGPVRLLDVLALAGGPTKRAVLESVGIMRAEGTPEKAATGRGAVLFQGNASDNPPIRAGDIVVVPETRWPDWSQVVGALSAVKLFRDLVTGK, encoded by the coding sequence GTGGAGCTCCGCCCCGGTGACGTCGTCTTCGTACCGGAGACGGTGCGGCAGGTAGCCGTCCTGGGCGAAGTGGTGCGGCCAGGGGCCCTTGCCGTGCGTCCCGGGATGACCCTTCAGGACCTGGTCGCCCTGGCCGGGGGGCTGACGCAGGATGCGGATGCCGGCCGGGCCACCCTCAGCCGGACCCTGGCGGACGGGACCCGGCAAGCGATCCCCGTCGACCTCACGGGGATCGTCGACCCGCACTCGGGGGTGCCGGTCCCGCCCGTGGCCCTCCAGCCGGGCGACACGCTGGTGGTGCCCGGGGTGGTGCGGCAGGTGGCGGTCATGGGCGAGGTGGCCCGCCCGGGCCTCGTGCCCTACCGTCCCGGCCTGACGCTGGCCGAAGCCCTGGCGGCGGCAGGCGGGCCCACCGAGCAGGCCGAGCTCGGTCGCGTGAGCTTGACCCGGCGGGCAAGGGAAGCGCAGGACGGCACCGCCCCCGCCATCGAGCTGGATCTCTCCTCGCTCGGCGGGCAGACGAGCGCCGGCGCCACGCTGGTGGCGGGGCCCGCCGCAGCTGGCCTGCTGCTCCAGCCGGGCGATCTCGTGCTCGTGCCGCGGGCGCAACGGGAGGTCTTCGTGCTCGGAGCCGTGGAGCGCCCTGGGAACTACCCGGTGAGGCCGGGCGCCCGGGTGCTGGACGCGCTCGCCATGGCAGGCGGCCCGCGCTCCGACGGCGAGGCGGTTGCGACGCTGCTGAGCCGTCCCGACGGTGCCCACCGCACCATCGACGTCGAAAGGCTCGTGAGAGATCCGGCTTCCCCGGACAATGTCCCCCTGCAGCCCGGCGACCTCCTGTACGTTCCGCCGCTGCGCCAGGTGCTGGTGCTCGGGGAGGTTGGGAGACCGGGCGCTTACGTCCCTCCGCCGGGAGCGCGGATCTTGGACCTGCTGGCCATGGCCGGCGGCGTGCGCCCCGACGTGGCCGTAACGGACATCATCCTGACCCGGGGGGTAAGGGGGGCGAGCGCGGCGGCAGTCTCTCCCGCACCCCCGGATGCGGCGGGGAGTGTCCCCGCGGCAGCCGGCAGGCCGGAGGCGACACAGCCCCAGGCGGACGGGCCTGCGCCGCTCGTCTACCACCTCGACTACGAACGGCTCGTGAGCGGCCAGCTGCCGGAGTCCAACATGCCCGTCCAGGACGGCGACGTCCTGTACGTGCCGGCGACCCGTCGTGACGTGCTGGTGATGGGCGAGGTGCAGAGGCCCGGCCTCTACGTGCTCCCCTCGCCGGGGCCCGTCAGGCTGCTCGACGTCCTGGCCCTGGCCGGGGGACCCACCAAGCGGGCCGTGCTGGAATCGGTGGGCATCATGCGCGCCGAAGGCACTCCGGAAAAGGCGGCGACCGGCCGCGGCGCAGTGCTCTTCCAGGGCAACGCCTCGGACAACCCTCCCATCCGGGCGGGCGACATCGTGGTCGTCCCCGAGACCCGCTGGCCCGATTGGAGCCAGGTCGTCGGCGCCCTGAGTGCGGTCAAGCTCTTTCGTGACCTGGTGACGGGGAAGTGA
- a CDS encoding cyclic-di-AMP receptor, with translation MKLIIAIVDDSDSRALVDALTRARIGVTRLASTGGFLLEGNTTLMIGAEEHQVDQVLHLIRTTCVRRARLLPQPITEIPGSTPMPLEVEVGGAVVWVLQVERIERV, from the coding sequence ATGAAGCTCATCATCGCCATCGTCGACGACAGCGACAGCCGGGCCTTGGTCGACGCGCTCACCCGAGCACGCATCGGCGTCACGCGCCTGGCCAGCACCGGCGGGTTCTTGCTCGAGGGTAACACCACGCTGATGATAGGAGCCGAAGAGCACCAGGTCGATCAGGTGCTCCACCTGATCCGGACGACGTGCGTGCGGCGGGCGCGCCTGTTGCCCCAGCCCATCACCGAGATCCCCGGCAGCACCCCCATGCCGCTGGAGGTCGAGGTCGGCGGCGCGGTGGTCTGGGTGCTGCAGGTCGAGCGCATCGAGCGGGTCTGA
- the dcd gene encoding dCTP deaminase, which yields MILNDREIARLSLEQGMIEPFVPEQVRVVDANTPHERRVISYGLSSFGYDLRVAREFKIFTNVNSSIVDPKHFDPGAFVDFEGDVCIIPPNSFALARSVEYLRIPEDVVCITLGKSTYARCGIIVNITPAEPGWRGYLTIEISNTTPLPARIYAGEGIAQMLFFRGERPAVTYSSRQGKYQDQQGIVLPRV from the coding sequence GTGATCCTCAACGATCGCGAGATCGCCCGTCTCAGCCTGGAGCAGGGTATGATCGAGCCGTTCGTGCCGGAGCAGGTGCGGGTGGTGGACGCCAACACGCCCCACGAGCGGCGGGTGATCTCCTACGGGCTGTCGAGCTTCGGTTACGACCTGCGGGTGGCCCGGGAGTTCAAGATCTTCACCAACGTCAACAGCTCCATCGTGGACCCCAAGCACTTCGACCCCGGCGCCTTCGTCGACTTCGAGGGCGATGTCTGCATCATCCCGCCCAACTCGTTCGCGCTGGCCCGGTCGGTGGAGTACCTGCGCATTCCCGAGGACGTGGTCTGCATCACCCTCGGCAAGTCGACTTACGCCCGGTGCGGGATCATCGTCAACATCACCCCGGCCGAGCCCGGGTGGCGGGGCTACCTGACCATCGAGATCAGCAACACCACGCCGCTGCCCGCCCGCATCTACGCCGGCGAGGGGATCGCCCAGATGCTCTTCTTCCGGGGCGAGCGGCCGGCGGTGACCTATTCGAGCCGGCAGGGCAAGTACCAGGACCAGCAGGGGATCGTCCTTCCCCGAGTGTGA